One segment of Cynocephalus volans isolate mCynVol1 chromosome 8, mCynVol1.pri, whole genome shotgun sequence DNA contains the following:
- the KCNA2 gene encoding potassium voltage-gated channel subfamily A member 2 isoform X2: MTVATGDPADEAAALPGHPQDTYDPEADHECCERVVINISGLRFETQLKTLAQFPETLLGDPKKRMRYFDPLRNEYFFDRNRPSFDAILYYYQSGGRLRRPVNVPLDIFSEEIRFYELGEEAMEMFREDEGYIKEEERPLPENEFQRQVWLLFEYPESSGPARIIAIVSVMVILISIVSFCLETLPIFRDENEDMHGGGVTFHTYSNSTIGYQQSTSFTDPFFIVETLCIIWFSFEFLVRFFACPSKAGFFTNIMNIIDIVAIIPYFITLGTELAEKPEDAQQGQQAMSLAILRVIRLVRVFRIFKPLQSRESEQGKQHLNTPPDCTLGINLIMGMTVQLTRASSPEDRQTPAVTALHRMYRYYHSC, from the exons ATGACAGTGGCCACCGGAGACCCAGCAGACGAGGCTGCTGCCCTCCCTGGGCACCCGCAGGACACCTATGACCCAGAGGCAGACCACGAGTGCTGTGAGAGGGTGGTGATCAACATCTCGGGGCTGCGGTTTGAGACCCAGCTAAAGACTTTAGCCCAGTTTCCAGAGACCCTCTTAGGGGACCCCAAGAAGCGGATGAGGTACTTTGACCCACTCCGAAATGAGTACTTTTTCGATCGGAACCGCCCTAGCTTTGATGCCATTTTGTACTACTACCAGTCTGGTGGCCGGCTGAGGAGACCTGTGAATGTGCCCTTAGATATATTCTCTGAAGAAATTCGGTTTTATGAGCTGGGAGAAGAAGCAATGGAGATGTTTCGGGAAGATGAAGGCTACATCAAGGAGGAAGAGCGTCCTCTGCCTGAAAATGAGTTTCAGAGACAGGTGTGGCTTCTCTTTGAATACCCAGAGAGCTCAGGGCCTGCGAGGATTATAGCGATTGTATCTGTCATGGTGATTCTGATTTCAATTGTCAGCTTCTGTCTGGAAACACTACCCATCTTCCGGGATGAGAATGAAGACATGCATGGGGGTGGGGTAACCTTCCACACCTATTCCAACAGCACCATTGGGTACCAGCAGTCCACTTCCTTCACCGACCCTTTCTTCATTGTAGAGACTCTCTGCATCATCTGGTTCTCCTTTGAATTCTTGGTGAGATTCTTTGCCTGTCCTAGCAAAGCCGGCTTCTTCACCAACATTATGAACATCATTGACATTGTGGCCATCATCCCCTACTTCATTACCCTGGGAACGGAGCTGGCTGAGAAGCCAGAAGATGCTCAGCAGGGCCAGCAGGCCATGTCGCTGGCCATCCTGCGTGTCATCCGGTTGGtaagagtctttaggattttcaa ACCTCTGCAAAGCCGGGAGAGTGAACAGGGAAAGCAGCATCTAAACACCCCACCTGACTGTACCTTAGGAATTAACCTAATCATGGGCATGACTGTACAGCTGACCAGGGCATCCAGTCCTGAGGACAGGCAG
- the KCNA2 gene encoding potassium voltage-gated channel subfamily A member 2 isoform X1 encodes MTVATGDPADEAAALPGHPQDTYDPEADHECCERVVINISGLRFETQLKTLAQFPETLLGDPKKRMRYFDPLRNEYFFDRNRPSFDAILYYYQSGGRLRRPVNVPLDIFSEEIRFYELGEEAMEMFREDEGYIKEEERPLPENEFQRQVWLLFEYPESSGPARIIAIVSVMVILISIVSFCLETLPIFRDENEDMHGGGVTFHTYSNSTIGYQQSTSFTDPFFIVETLCIIWFSFEFLVRFFACPSKAGFFTNIMNIIDIVAIIPYFITLGTELAEKPEDAQQGQQAMSLAILRVIRLVRVFRIFKLSRHSKGLQILGQTLKASMRELGLLIFFLFIGVILFSSAVYFAEADERDSQFPSIPDAFWWAVVSMTTVGYGDMVPTTIGGKIVGSLCAIAGVLTIALPVPVIVSNFNYFYHRETEGEEQAQYLQVTSCPKIPSSPDLKKSRSASTISKSDYMEIQEGVNNSNEDFREENLKTANCTLANTNYVNITKMLTDV; translated from the coding sequence ATGACAGTGGCCACCGGAGACCCAGCAGACGAGGCTGCTGCCCTCCCTGGGCACCCGCAGGACACCTATGACCCAGAGGCAGACCACGAGTGCTGTGAGAGGGTGGTGATCAACATCTCGGGGCTGCGGTTTGAGACCCAGCTAAAGACTTTAGCCCAGTTTCCAGAGACCCTCTTAGGGGACCCCAAGAAGCGGATGAGGTACTTTGACCCACTCCGAAATGAGTACTTTTTCGATCGGAACCGCCCTAGCTTTGATGCCATTTTGTACTACTACCAGTCTGGTGGCCGGCTGAGGAGACCTGTGAATGTGCCCTTAGATATATTCTCTGAAGAAATTCGGTTTTATGAGCTGGGAGAAGAAGCAATGGAGATGTTTCGGGAAGATGAAGGCTACATCAAGGAGGAAGAGCGTCCTCTGCCTGAAAATGAGTTTCAGAGACAGGTGTGGCTTCTCTTTGAATACCCAGAGAGCTCAGGGCCTGCGAGGATTATAGCGATTGTATCTGTCATGGTGATTCTGATTTCAATTGTCAGCTTCTGTCTGGAAACACTACCCATCTTCCGGGATGAGAATGAAGACATGCATGGGGGTGGGGTAACCTTCCACACCTATTCCAACAGCACCATTGGGTACCAGCAGTCCACTTCCTTCACCGACCCTTTCTTCATTGTAGAGACTCTCTGCATCATCTGGTTCTCCTTTGAATTCTTGGTGAGATTCTTTGCCTGTCCTAGCAAAGCCGGCTTCTTCACCAACATTATGAACATCATTGACATTGTGGCCATCATCCCCTACTTCATTACCCTGGGAACGGAGCTGGCTGAGAAGCCAGAAGATGCTCAGCAGGGCCAGCAGGCCATGTCGCTGGCCATCCTGCGTGTCATCCGGTTGGtaagagtctttaggattttcaaGTTGTCTAGACACTCCAAAGGTCTCCAGATTCTAGGTCAGACCCTCAAAGCCAGCATGAGAGAACTGGGCCTCTTGATATTCTTCCTCTTCATTGGAGTCATCCTTTTCTCTAGTGCTGTCTATTTTGCAGAGGCCGATGAGCGAGATTCCCAGTTCCCCAGCATCCCAGATGCCTTCTGGTGGGCAGTCGTCTCCATGACAACTGTAGGCTATGGAGACATGGTTCCAACTACCATTGGGGGAAAGATAGTGGGTTCCCTATGTGCAATTGCAGGTGTGTTAACCATTGCCTTACCGGTCCCTGTCATAGTGTCCAATTTCAACTACTTCTACCAccgggagacagagggagaggagCAGGCCCAGTACTTGCAAGTGACAAGCTGTCCAAAGATCCCATCCTCCCCTGACCTAAAGAAAAGTAGAAGTGCCTCTACCATTAGTAAGTCTGATTACATGGAGATCCAGGAGGGGGTAAACAACAGTAACGAGGACTTTAGAGAGGAAAACTTGAAAACGGCCAACTGCACTTTGGCTAACACAAACTATGTGAATATTACAAAAATGTTAACTGATGTCTGA